In Vanacampus margaritifer isolate UIUO_Vmar chromosome 9, RoL_Vmar_1.0, whole genome shotgun sequence, the following proteins share a genomic window:
- the brd9 gene encoding bromodomain-containing protein 9, whose product MCKYCEMGKKHKKHKPEWRTVDDYEDKALEKPLKLVLKVGGSEVTELSGSGHDSSYYDDRSDHERHKEKKKKKKKKYDKDKYVDDEERKRRKEEKRKKREREQTESEAAPATAVSTGVPVVEPFMISKTVNIKIEPEEKKRKKEKFESEPEFEEFHPSIKVEVEQQGERPMRACRTQHENESTPRQLLLEHFLRQLQRKDAHGFFALPVTDAIAPNYSVIIKHPMDFSTMKDKIANNEYNTVTEFKADFKLMCDNAMVYNRPETVYYKAAKKLLHTGFKMMSKDRLLVLKRSMSFMQDMAAVLGDEELATEVPPTEINPMPVESAKKSKKQPAKEISYLFEPEGSACSLTDSTAEEHVLALVEHSADEARDRINRYMPNSKIGYLQKESDTSLAYTVVNQLDPDAEEEETHKVDLSSLSNKLLPGLTTLGFKDDRRHKVTFLNSAYNIQSLQKNSVFPDLLPDESDLLCSAYGDETGVQCALSILDFVKGCGSVTKHWVDGILDKMTGGDHANAANQIRQKRNMLMKPDETKTGLCDMQMVDGAGLGDSSSVLDFMSLKNYPDMSLDISMLNTLGKGVKKEPGNDEGQQHFDDADKLLQEFQEAQVDRVGSRPSSNLSSLSNASERDQHHLGSPSQSEMVHDPYEFLQSPESASPANN is encoded by the exons ATGTGTAAATATTGCGAAATGGGGAAGAAACATAAGAAACATAAACCGGAGTGGAGAACTGTTGATG ATTATGAGGACAAAGCATTGGAGAAGCCGCTGAAACTTGTGCTTAAAGTCGGTGGCAGCGAAGTGACAGAGCTCTCGGGTTCGGGCCATGACTCCAGCTACTATGATGACAGATCAGACCATGAGCGccacaaagagaaaaagaagaagaaaaagaaaaagtatgacAAGGACAAATATGTGGACGATGAAGAGAGAAAACGACGGAAG gaggaaaagaggaagaaaagagagcgagagcagACTGAATCTGAGGCAGCACCTGCCACTGCGGTCAGCACGGGGGTGCCCGTCGTCGAACCTTTCAtgatatcaaaaactgtgaacaTCAAAATAGAG CCAGAagagaagaaaaggaagaaggAGAAGTTTGAGAGTGAGCCTGAATTTGAGGAATTTCACCCCAGCATAAAGGTTGAAGTTGAGCAGCAAGGAGAAAGGCCCATGCGAGCATGTCGGACACAGCATG AGAATGAGTCCACGCCTCGGCAGCTACTACTTGAGCACTTTCTGCGCCAGCTGCAGAG AAAAGATGCCCATGGATTCTTTGCCTTGCCAGTAACAGATGCCATTGCTCCGAATTACTCAGTGATCATCAAACATCCGATGGACTTCAGCACCATGAAAGACAAGATTGCAAACAATGAGTACAACACAGTGACGGAATTCAAG GCAGACTTTAAACTGATGTGCGACAACGCCATGGTTTACAACCGTCCAGAGACGGTTTACTATAAGGCGGCCAAGAAACTTCTCCATACTGGTTTTAAGATGATGAGCAAG GATCGCCTGTTGGTTCTGAAGCGCAGCATGTCTTTCATGCAGGACATGGCAGCCGTTTTGGGAGACGAAGAACTTGCAACTGAGGTACCTCCAACAGAGATAAATCCTATGCCAGTGGAATCAGCCAAAAAGTCAAAGAAACAACCCGCGAAAGAGATTAG CTACCTTTTTGAGCCGGAGGGGAGCGCCTGCAGCCTGACTGACAGCACAGCAGAGGAACACGTTTTAGCCCTAGTGGAACATTCGGCCGATGAAGCCCGAGATCGCATCAACAGATACATGCCAAATTCAAAG ATAGGCTACTTGCAGAAAGAATCCGACACTTCTCTCGCGTACACAGTCGTCAATCAGCTCGATCCCGATGCAGAAG aagagGAGACCCACAAAGTGGACTTGAGTTCTTTGTCCAATAAGCTTCTTCCCGGATTAACAACGTTGGGCTTCAAGGACGACAGGAGACACAAAG TGACTTTCCTGAATAGTGCCTACAACATTCAGAGCCTTCAGAAAAACTCAGTTTTTCCAGACCTGCTTCCTGATGAGTCCGACTTGCTGTGCTCTGCGTATGGGGATGAAACGGGGGTGCAATGTGCTCTGAG CATACTGGACTTTGTGAAGGGCTGTGGAAGCGTCACCAAGCATTGGGTCGATGGAATTCTCGATAAGATGACAGGAGGCGATCACGCCAATGCCGCCAATCAGATCCGACAG aagAGAAACATGTTGATGAAACCTGATGAAACCAAAACGGGCCTCTGTGACATGCAG ATGGTGGATGGCGCCGGTCTCGGAGACAGCAGTTCGGTGTTGGATTTCATGTCGCTGAAGAACTACCCCGACATGTCTCTTGATATATCCATGCTCAACACGTTAG GTAAAGGTGTGAAGAAGGAGCCGGGAAACGACGAGGGCCAGCAGCACTTCGATGACGCCGACAAGCTTCTGCAGGAGTTTCAGGAGGCTCAGGTGGACAGAGTCGGCTCCAGGCCTTCGTCCAACCTGTCGTCCCTCTCCAACGCCTCCGAGAGGGATCAGCACCACTTGG GGAGCCCGTCGCAGTCCGAAATGGTTCATGATCCGTATGAGTTCCTACAGTCTCCCGAGTCGGCGAGCCCAGCCAATAACTGA
- the zdhhc11 gene encoding palmitoyltransferase ZDHHC11, with amino-acid sequence MNAATKMNVLSGKLRRTAPMQGSSRNELVSSKTPRVNGWTWPPQVFQVIAWLLYNYLAVVAFGMFIPLLPLPWNHVLYTFTGLAFLVHLLSHVAAVTIDPADVSVRAKKTYTGPMPLFDRTVQLHVIQDMHCYLCEVKVGPKVKHCSICNKCVSDFDHHCKWLNNCVGGRNYRYFFAAVSSAAVGAGLLVAVILFIFIQHYLDPNILRTNPQFHGALANDTWLVFLPSAPIKTSSAGLLIVAFVTALLSLTCLLLLWHLLCFHFYLLFQGLSTYEYIKLQRQKEANGEDTEVVNPHESQIRNKVSQNPLSSMDCEPTHIHGVSTCKLDDKDPLSSRLPEPICAETENTNTQSEKESSFHYETQNSAEKERERDTSTSRSWKPDAGDELQRESVKSVESVPEVQDPLGSLVMTPDDT; translated from the exons ATGAACGCTGCAACCAAA ATGAACGTCCTCAGTGGGAAGCTGAGGCGCACGGCCCCCATGCAAGGCAGCAGCCGAAACGAGCTGGTCTCATCCAAGACCCCGCGGGTGAACGGTTGGACGTGGCCCCCTCAGGTCTTCCAAGTCATTGCCTGGCTGCTGTACAACTACCTCGCCGTGGTGGCCTTTGGCATGTTCATCCCTCTCCTACCTCTGCCTTGGAACCATGTGCTCTACACC TTTACAGGTTTAGCCTTTCTTGTACACCTGCTCAGCCATGTTGCCGCGGTCACCATAGATCCGGCCGATGTCAGTGTGAGGGCCAAAAAAACGTACACCGGCCCAATGCCACTGTTTGACCGCACAGTGCAACTTCATGTCATCCAGGACATGCACTGTTACCTATGTGAAGTCAAGGT TGGACCCAAAGTGAAACACTGTAGCATTTGCAACAAATGTGTGTCAGACTTTGATCACCATTGCAAATGGCTGAACAACTGTGTGGGTGGCAGAAATTACAG GTACTTCTTTGCAGCCGTGTCCTCTGCAGCAGTCGGCGCGGGCCTGCTTGTCGCTGTCATCTTGTTTATATTCATCCAACACTATCTTGATCCGAACATCCTACGGACCAACCCGCAATTCCATG GTGCGCTGGCAAACGACACCTGGCTGGTGTTTTTACCATCAGCCCCCATAAAGACTAGTTCAGCCGGTCTCCTTATAGTGGCCTTTGTTACCGCCTTGCTGAGTCTGACGTGCCTGCTGCTCCTCTGGCACCTGCTTTGTTTCCATTTCTACCTTT TGTTTCAAGGACTAAGCACATACGAGTACATAAAGCTGCAACgtcaaaaagaagccaatgGTGAAGACACTGAAGTGGTAAATCCACACGAATCGCAAATAAGAAACAAGGTCTCACAG AATCCATTGAGCTCTATGGATTGTGAGCCCACCCATATTCATGGTGTAAG TACTTGCAAGCTTGATGATAAAGACCCACTTTCCAGTCGACTGCCAGAGCCCATCTGCGCTGAG ACGGAAAACACCAACACACAATCAGAAAAGGAAAGCAGCTTCCATTATGAAACACAGAATTCTGCAGAGAAAGAGA GAGAAAGAGATACGAGCACCTCGAGAAGCTGGAAACCCGATGCCGGCGATGAATTGCAGAGGGAAAGCGTCAAATCAGTGGAGAGCGTTCCAGAGGTGCAGGATCCCCTTGGAAGCTTAGTGATGACTCCCGATGACACGTAA